The following is a genomic window from Thermoplasmata archaeon.
AGGCGATTACTCTCCTGGGAGCGGGATCGACGTTCGCCTATCCGATCATCACCCTTTGGGCCGCCCAGTACAAGAACGCGACGGGAGTTCAGGTGAACTACAACGGCATCGGCAGCGGCGGCGGGATCAACGGGATTGAGCAGAAGACGCTCGACTTCGGCGGCACCGACGCGCCCCTCAACGGCACGGCGCATGGCCAGTACCCGTCTCTCCTGACGATTCCCGAGAGCTTGGGCGCCATCACGGTCGCCTACAACCTCCCGGGTGTGCCGATCCATGTGAACCTCACGGGGCCTGTTGTGGCGCAGATTTTCATGGGCAACATCACGAACTGGAACGACACCGCCATCAAGTCCCTCAACCCGGGCGTATCCTTCCCGGATGCGACGATCATCCCGGTCCACCGCTCCGACTCGAGCGGCACCACGTTCGCGTTCTCCGACTATCTGTCCCACATCAGCACCACGTTCAAGCAGATCTACGGCACGAGCAAGACCATCAACTGGCCGAAGTCCGAGCTGGCAGGGAACGGGAACCAAGGCGTCGCCAACACGGTTCAGCAGACCAAGAACGCCGTCGGGTATGTCGAACTCGCGTACGCCCTCCAGATCGGCATGTCGTACGCCAAGATCATGAACCACGACGGGAACAACTACGTCCTGCCGACGCTGCAGACGACGCAGGCCGACGCCGCGAACGCCTCGGCTACGTTGCCCGCGGGAAACGGCGATTGGTCCCACGTCACCATCGTGAACGCCCCCGGGAGCAACAGCTACCCCATCTGCACCTTTACCTACCTACTCGTGTATCTGGAACTCAACGTGTACCCGTCGGGTCAGGGGTCCGGGCAGATGAACCAGGCCAAGGCTCAGGCGCTCGTGGCGTTCCTGTGGTGGGCGATTCACTCGGGACAGCCGTACGCCAAGCAGCTATCCTACGTTCCGTTGCCCACGACTGTGGTCACGAACGACGAGACGACGATCCGGTCGATGACCTTCAACGGTGCGGCGCTCCAGACGGGCGCGTGAGGCGCGGTACCTAGGATGGCATTCGGACTCAAGCTCCCCTTCGGGAAGCGTCGGCCTTCCCCCGGCGCCTCCCTAGGGGACGCCTTCTTTCATTGGGGCACAGGAGCCTCGGCCGTCATCCTCCTCACCTTTCTCGGCCTGATCGTCGCCGTGATGATCGGCGTCTCCCGGGACACGCTCGGCCAGTACGGATTCGGCTTCCTAGGCGGGACCAACTGGGACCCGGGGCATAATGTCTACGGTGCTCTCCCGTTCATCTTCGGTACCCTGGCCACGTCCGCCATCGCGCTCGTTCTTGGCGTTCCGATTAGTCTCGGCATCGCGATCTTTGCGTCCGAAATCGCGCCCCCCTTCATCCGGACGCCGTTGACCTACCTCGTGGAGCTCCTCGCTGCGATCCCTTCCGTCGTCTACGGGCTCTGGGGGATCTACGTGCTGGTGCCGCTGATGGCGGACACCGTCGAGCCTTGGCTGAAGTCGAATCTGGGATCTCTGCCCCTCTTCCAGGGTCCGGCCTACGGATACGGCCTGCTGACCGCAGGCATCATCCTGGCCATCATGATCATTCCGACCGTTTCCGCGGTCACCCGCGAATCCCTTCTCGCCGTGCCTCAGAGCCAGCGGGAAGCGGCGCTGAGCCTCGGGGCGACACGGTGGGAGACCACTCGGCTGGCGGTCCTGAAGTACGCGCGTTCGGGGTTCTTCGGCGCTGTGATGCTCGGGTTCGCGAGGGCGTTCGGCGAGACCATGGCGGTCACCATGGTCATCGGGAACAGCAACTCGATTCCCTCCTCCCTCTTCGCCCCCGCGCAGACCCTCGCCAGCCTCATCGCGAACAACGCGCGGGAAGCGCTGGGGCTCGAGCTGAGTGCGGTCTTGGAGATTGCGCTCGTCCTCCTGGCGCTGGACCTGGTCATCAATATCTTCGCGCGCATCATGATTTGGCGGTTCCTTGGAGCGCGCCAGGGGGTCGCCTGATGCGGTTCGATCGGGACACGCGTCGCCGGTGGAAGAACTGGTCCATGGTCGGTGTTTCGCTCCTTTGCGTGGCCGCAGCACTCGTCCCTCTAGGGAGCATCCTGTTCGAGGTGATCGTTCGCGGCGCGGGCGCCATCACCCCATCCTTCCTCACCGCGACCCAACCGAGCTGCGTACCCTACGGCACGATCACTTGCCCACCCGCTGGGGTGGGCAATGCGCTCGAGGGAACCGTGATTCTCCTCGCGTTGTCCTCGGCGATTGCAATCCCCGTGGGGGTCCTCACGGGCGTGTACCTTTCCGAGTTCGGCCGCGGCCGATTCGGAACGGCAGTCCGCTTCTTTGCCGATGTCATGACCGGGCTGCCATCCATCGTCATGGGCGTCTTCGTGTTCAGCCTCTTCGAACTTGCCCTGCCGCAGTTCGTATACAGCACGATTGCCGGGGCTCTGGCCCTTTCTCTCATCATGATGCCGTTCGTGGCGATCGCGGCCATGGAAGCACTCGTCCTGGTCCCCGCCTCCGTGCGGGAGGCGGGCCTCGCTCTCGGGATTCCCCGGTTCCGCGTCTCCCTCCGTGTCGTCGCCAGCGCGGCGCGGGACGGCATCCTCACCGGAATTCTCTTGGCCCTCGGCCGAATCGGCGGTGAGACCGCTCCCCTGATCCTGACCTCGTTCGGCAACCCGGGCTACTTCCAGGGTCTCGGGTCGCCTGTGCAGACACTGACCCTGAACGTCTATACGCTCAGCTCGTATCCGTACCCGACGTGGATCACGATGGCATGGGGCTCGGCCTTGGTGCTCGTCTTGCTCATGCTCGGACTCAGCATCGTTGCAAGGTGGCTCCTTCGCCCCCGCTTCCGGGAGAGGAGGATTGGGGCGTGACCACGAAGATGCAGGCGCTGCAGGTCAGCGCCTGGTACGGTCAGAAGGAGGCCATCCACGACATCAACCTCGAGTTTGCCGAGCATGAGGCGACCGCGATCATCGGGCCGTCCGGTTGCGGAAAATCCACGTTGATTCGCTGCTTGAACCGGATGCATGAGACCGTCCCGAAGGCGCGGATTGAGGGTGAGGTCCTCCTCGATGGGAAGAATATCTACGATCAGGATCCGGTTGCAGTTCGCCGGAGGGTCGGCATGGTCTTCCAGAGGGCAAATCCGTTTCCCACGATGTCCGTGTACGACAACGTCGCGGCGGGACTGCGGCTCAACGGAACGCGGGACCGTCGGGCGCTCGATCGAGCCGTGAAGGGCAGCCTGGTGAAGGCCGCCCTC
Proteins encoded in this region:
- the pstS gene encoding phosphate ABC transporter substrate-binding protein PstS, which produces MSATDSQSPEKEEIIQHPKSRRGLILGVVAVVVVVALVGGGLATNWFGLGSSGTQAITLLGAGSTFAYPIITLWAAQYKNATGVQVNYNGIGSGGGINGIEQKTLDFGGTDAPLNGTAHGQYPSLLTIPESLGAITVAYNLPGVPIHVNLTGPVVAQIFMGNITNWNDTAIKSLNPGVSFPDATIIPVHRSDSSGTTFAFSDYLSHISTTFKQIYGTSKTINWPKSELAGNGNQGVANTVQQTKNAVGYVELAYALQIGMSYAKIMNHDGNNYVLPTLQTTQADAANASATLPAGNGDWSHVTIVNAPGSNSYPICTFTYLLVYLELNVYPSGQGSGQMNQAKAQALVAFLWWAIHSGQPYAKQLSYVPLPTTVVTNDETTIRSMTFNGAALQTGA
- the pstC gene encoding phosphate ABC transporter permease subunit PstC — its product is MAFGLKLPFGKRRPSPGASLGDAFFHWGTGASAVILLTFLGLIVAVMIGVSRDTLGQYGFGFLGGTNWDPGHNVYGALPFIFGTLATSAIALVLGVPISLGIAIFASEIAPPFIRTPLTYLVELLAAIPSVVYGLWGIYVLVPLMADTVEPWLKSNLGSLPLFQGPAYGYGLLTAGIILAIMIIPTVSAVTRESLLAVPQSQREAALSLGATRWETTRLAVLKYARSGFFGAVMLGFARAFGETMAVTMVIGNSNSIPSSLFAPAQTLASLIANNAREALGLELSAVLEIALVLLALDLVINIFARIMIWRFLGARQGVA
- the pstA gene encoding phosphate ABC transporter permease PstA; the protein is MRFDRDTRRRWKNWSMVGVSLLCVAAALVPLGSILFEVIVRGAGAITPSFLTATQPSCVPYGTITCPPAGVGNALEGTVILLALSSAIAIPVGVLTGVYLSEFGRGRFGTAVRFFADVMTGLPSIVMGVFVFSLFELALPQFVYSTIAGALALSLIMMPFVAIAAMEALVLVPASVREAGLALGIPRFRVSLRVVASAARDGILTGILLALGRIGGETAPLILTSFGNPGYFQGLGSPVQTLTLNVYTLSSYPYPTWITMAWGSALVLVLLMLGLSIVARWLLRPRFRERRIGA
- the pstB gene encoding phosphate ABC transporter ATP-binding protein PstB, whose protein sequence is MQALQVSAWYGQKEAIHDINLEFAEHEATAIIGPSGCGKSTLIRCLNRMHETVPKARIEGEVLLDGKNIYDQDPVAVRRRVGMVFQRANPFPTMSVYDNVAAGLRLNGTRDRRALDRAVKGSLVKAALWDEVKESLGKPGVGLSGGQQQRLCIARALAVEPEVLLMDEPCSALDPIATAKIEDLIFDLKKEYTVVIVTHNMQQAARVADSTAFLYLGKLIEFGGTRELFERPHEELTEKYITGRFG